The following are encoded together in the Dyella terrae genome:
- the kdsB gene encoding 3-deoxy-manno-octulosonate cytidylyltransferase → MSAATPSFIVAIPARYGSTRLPAKPLREIAGVPMVVRVAQRALEAGAAQVIVAVDDQRIADALQGQGVDVCMTRSDHASGSDRLAECAEHYRWADDAIVVNLQGDEPFAPAAGIREVARALADDDAPMATLATPITEAHELFDPNVVKLVRSVGGRALYFSRAPAPWARDAFALHRDVLPEGVPFLRHIGIYAYRAGFLKRYTTLARTPLEQAESLEQLRVLEHGFPIAARLTPEPFPPGIDTEADLERAERWLSGS, encoded by the coding sequence ATGTCCGCTGCCACGCCCTCCTTCATCGTCGCCATTCCCGCCCGTTACGGCTCTACGCGTTTGCCAGCCAAGCCGCTGCGTGAAATCGCAGGCGTGCCGATGGTGGTGCGTGTGGCACAGCGCGCGCTGGAGGCAGGTGCTGCGCAGGTGATCGTCGCCGTGGACGACCAGCGTATCGCCGATGCCTTGCAGGGGCAGGGTGTGGATGTGTGCATGACCCGCAGCGATCACGCGTCCGGTAGTGATCGCTTGGCTGAATGTGCCGAACACTATCGCTGGGCCGACGATGCCATCGTGGTGAATCTTCAGGGCGACGAGCCATTCGCCCCCGCTGCCGGCATCCGTGAAGTAGCCCGCGCACTGGCCGACGACGATGCCCCCATGGCCACGCTGGCTACACCCATTACGGAAGCCCACGAGCTGTTCGATCCCAACGTGGTCAAGCTGGTGCGCTCGGTCGGTGGGCGCGCGCTGTATTTCAGTCGTGCACCGGCGCCGTGGGCGCGCGATGCGTTCGCGCTTCATCGTGATGTTCTGCCGGAAGGCGTGCCGTTCCTGCGCCATATCGGCATCTATGCGTATCGGGCGGGTTTTCTGAAGCGCTACACCACGCTGGCGCGCACACCACTGGAGCAGGCGGAGTCACTGGAGCAACTGCGTGTGCTTGAGCACGGTTTCCCCATCGCCGCCCGCCTGACGCCGGAACCGTTTCCGCCGGGCATCGATACTGAGGCTGATCTGGAGCGCGCAGAGCGCTGGTTGAGCGGCAGCTGA
- a CDS encoding energy transducer TonB produces MKSKLMTTAACVAAIILGQAAFAGTAAQDSSAPAAASSAASHADSVSADRPASVDEDRPQPAPRYSTAMKNAGVAGTVVVMVQVGADGKAKSFHVMMSSGSTALDDEAIRTVKAWSYKPAIKQGAPADGYVQIPITFNK; encoded by the coding sequence GTGAAGAGCAAGCTGATGACGACAGCGGCCTGCGTTGCCGCGATCATCCTGGGTCAGGCGGCTTTCGCCGGGACCGCTGCACAGGATTCATCCGCGCCAGCGGCCGCATCATCCGCCGCGAGTCATGCCGACAGCGTATCTGCCGACCGCCCAGCCAGCGTCGACGAGGATCGCCCCCAGCCCGCGCCCCGTTATTCCACCGCCATGAAAAACGCCGGTGTCGCGGGCACGGTGGTGGTGATGGTGCAGGTGGGCGCCGACGGCAAGGCAAAGTCTTTCCACGTGATGATGTCATCCGGATCGACGGCACTGGACGACGAGGCCATCCGGACGGTGAAAGCCTGGTCGTACAAACCGGCGATCAAGCAGGGCGCACCCGCCGACGGCTATGTGCAGATCCCGATTACCTTCAACAAATAG
- a CDS encoding low molecular weight protein-tyrosine-phosphatase, producing MRTREGLSILFVCMGNICRSPLVEAVARQRSAEAGLALTLASCGTGNWHAGKGADPRMVRAAAAAGYDLAPHRARQVRTSDFVEFDWVLAMDRDNLAYLEETRRGRGVEPTLFLPWASVTEPEEFPDPYFGAEEGFRHAVALAEQGVDGLIARLRRG from the coding sequence ATGAGAACTCGCGAAGGTCTGTCCATTCTTTTCGTTTGCATGGGCAATATTTGCCGCTCCCCCTTGGTGGAAGCCGTGGCGCGCCAACGCAGTGCAGAGGCGGGCCTGGCATTGACGCTAGCCTCCTGCGGCACGGGAAACTGGCACGCTGGCAAAGGAGCCGATCCCCGGATGGTGCGGGCCGCCGCTGCCGCAGGGTACGACCTTGCGCCGCATCGGGCGCGCCAGGTGCGGACGTCGGACTTTGTGGAGTTTGACTGGGTGCTGGCCATGGACCGGGACAATCTGGCGTACCTCGAAGAGACCCGCCGTGGGCGCGGGGTGGAACCTACGCTGTTTCTGCCCTGGGCGAGCGTGACCGAGCCGGAGGAATTCCCCGATCCGTACTTTGGTGCGGAGGAAGGCTTCCGTCATGCCGTGGCGCTGGCGGAGCAGGGCGTGGATGGCCTGATCGCACGCCTGCGGCGCGGGTGA